In Candidatus Terasakiella magnetica, the following are encoded in one genomic region:
- a CDS encoding helix-turn-helix domain-containing protein yields the protein MTPFGEKVRELRKKRGITMKEMAKDLEVSSAYLSALEHGKRGKPGPGFVMQVAGYFNLIWDDAEELKELAGLSHPRIVVDTVDRSAKATLLANLLSRRINRLDEETIQDLITRIEETIPG from the coding sequence ATGACCCCCTTTGGTGAAAAAGTCCGTGAGCTGAGAAAAAAGCGCGGCATTACGATGAAAGAAATGGCAAAAGACCTCGAAGTGTCTTCTGCTTATTTGTCTGCGCTAGAACATGGCAAACGCGGCAAGCCCGGACCGGGCTTTGTGATGCAGGTGGCGGGCTATTTCAACCTGATCTGGGATGATGCAGAAGAACTTAAAGAGCTCGCAGGCCTATCCCATCCACGCATTGTGGTGGATACGGTTGATCGTTCTGCAAAAGCAACGTTATTGGCAAACCTGCTTTCACGGCGCATTAATCGCCTTGATGAAGAGACTATCCAAGATTTAATTACACGTATTGAAGAAACCATACCAGGGTGA
- a CDS encoding Smr/MutS family protein: MAKKAKYVEAPEKRKRGLSVGETQLWKKVTDEVNPLPGRFVDLEGADPMPEPVATRPYPDHAVPLPTHRSDDSHKSFDPLVHGKAAGVDKRTMEKLRRGKMPMEGRLDLHGFTQDQAHSSLMRFIDQAYAQGKRCVSVITGKGTQLNGKVGVLRERVPHWLNQPGLRSKIIAFTYAPKNEGGEGALYILLKRWR; encoded by the coding sequence ATGGCGAAGAAGGCTAAATATGTAGAAGCCCCTGAAAAAAGAAAAAGGGGCCTAAGCGTGGGCGAAACCCAGCTGTGGAAAAAGGTCACAGATGAGGTAAACCCCCTTCCCGGGCGCTTTGTGGATTTAGAAGGCGCAGACCCCATGCCTGAACCTGTGGCAACCCGCCCCTATCCAGATCACGCGGTGCCCCTGCCCACTCATCGCAGTGATGATTCGCATAAATCTTTTGACCCGCTTGTCCATGGCAAGGCCGCAGGTGTGGATAAACGCACTATGGAAAAGCTGCGACGTGGTAAAATGCCCATGGAAGGGCGCCTTGATTTACATGGCTTTACACAAGATCAGGCCCATAGTTCGCTCATGCGTTTTATTGATCAGGCCTATGCGCAAGGCAAACGATGTGTCTCTGTCATTACCGGGAAAGGTACCCAGCTTAATGGGAAGGTCGGGGTCTTGCGCGAAAGGGTGCCCCATTGGTTAAACCAGCCCGGTTTGCGCTCAAAAATCATTGCATTTACCTATGCGCCCAAAAATGAAGGTGGCGAAGGCGCGCTATATATATTATTAAAAAGATGGCGTTAA
- a CDS encoding DMT family transporter → MSRLRANMLLLITAVIWGSAFVAQQTSMEAIGPYYFTAIRFLLGALVVLPLGLREFSKRKHSDELSLSKRDWIGMVLCGVFLFIASITQQVGIAQTSVTNAGFLTGLYVPLVPFMLLVFWRKLPHWSIWPSAFGCLVGTYYLSGGNFSSFNSGDFWMMISAIFWALQIITVGFVVRASNAPLMLATVQFFCCSVFAMTGALGLETFSLQDVMAAGFEIFYAGALSIGVAFTLQAVAQRYTGQADAAIIMSGEVLFAALAGALILGERLTMEGYMGALIMFMSILSVEVLPLLRKK, encoded by the coding sequence ATGAGCCGCCTGCGCGCCAATATGCTGCTTTTAATCACTGCCGTTATTTGGGGTAGTGCTTTTGTGGCCCAACAGACCTCTATGGAGGCCATTGGCCCGTATTATTTTACAGCGATTCGTTTTCTTTTAGGGGCGCTTGTGGTGCTGCCCTTGGGGTTGCGCGAATTTTCCAAGCGCAAACATTCAGATGAGCTGTCTTTGTCAAAGCGTGATTGGATCGGCATGGTCTTATGCGGGGTCTTTCTCTTTATCGCATCCATTACCCAACAGGTGGGTATCGCACAAACCTCGGTGACCAATGCAGGGTTTTTAACCGGGCTTTATGTGCCGCTTGTGCCTTTTATGTTATTGGTGTTTTGGCGCAAACTGCCCCATTGGTCCATCTGGCCGTCTGCTTTTGGCTGTCTGGTTGGGACTTATTATCTTTCAGGGGGGAATTTCAGCAGTTTTAATAGCGGCGATTTCTGGATGATGATTTCCGCCATTTTCTGGGCTTTACAAATCATCACCGTAGGCTTTGTCGTGCGCGCCTCAAACGCCCCTTTGATGTTGGCAACCGTGCAGTTTTTCTGTTGTTCCGTCTTTGCAATGACCGGTGCATTGGGGCTTGAAACCTTTAGTTTGCAAGATGTTATGGCCGCAGGATTTGAAATCTTCTATGCCGGTGCGCTTTCCATTGGGGTGGCTTTTACTTTGCAAGCTGTCGCCCAGCGTTATACAGGTCAAGCCGATGCAGCTATTATCATGAGTGGGGAAGTCTTGTTTGCGGCCCTTGCTGGGGCTCTGATCTTGGGTGAGCGTCTCACCATGGAAGGCTATATGGGCGCACTCATTATGTTTATGAGTATTTTATCGGTTGAAGTCTTACCGCTTCTTCGAAAAAAATAG
- a CDS encoding LutC/YkgG family protein — translation MAARDYILGRIRWSLGRSSFEREEESLLNARMSEPKANLIPKRAQLDHKAQVSLFVKMAKEVNATVSRLKSVDNIPRAVAKYLKDHELENTVRLAEHEALQGLDWSKLDASFGVSYGDDLSSVVMAYAGAAETGSLALLSGAQNPTTLNFLPDNHIVVIRAEDIVGDYETVYARLRRESKEKDFMPRTLTWVSGPSRTADIEQTLLLGAHGPRNLHILVVDEDHGEEG, via the coding sequence ATGGCTGCACGTGATTATATTTTAGGGCGTATTCGCTGGTCTTTAGGGCGCAGTTCCTTTGAGCGCGAAGAAGAAAGCCTGCTTAATGCGCGCATGAGCGAGCCTAAAGCCAATTTGATCCCCAAACGCGCACAACTTGACCATAAGGCGCAAGTCAGCCTGTTTGTAAAAATGGCAAAAGAGGTTAATGCCACGGTTTCGCGCCTGAAATCCGTGGATAATATTCCCCGCGCGGTGGCAAAATATTTAAAAGACCATGAGCTTGAAAATACCGTGCGCTTGGCTGAGCATGAGGCCTTACAAGGTCTTGATTGGTCTAAGCTGGACGCAAGTTTTGGTGTGAGTTATGGGGATGATCTCAGCTCTGTCGTGATGGCCTATGCGGGCGCGGCTGAAACAGGTTCTTTAGCCTTGCTTTCAGGTGCGCAAAATCCAACCACGCTGAATTTCTTGCCAGATAACCATATTGTGGTGATCAGGGCTGAGGATATCGTGGGTGATTATGAGACGGTTTATGCCCGCTTGCGCCGTGAAAGCAAGGAAAAGGATTTCATGCCGCGCACCCTAACCTGGGTGAGTGGCCCCTCACGTACAGCAGATATTGAACAGACGTTGTTGTTAGGTGCCCATGGGCCGCGCAATTTGCATATTTTAGTGGTGGATGAGGACCATGGCGAAGAAGGCTAA
- a CDS encoding (Fe-S)-binding protein, whose translation MEEKAKNVGLFVTCLVDLFRPSVAFAAVKLMSEAGCDISVPERQTCCGQPAFNSGDMDDSRAMAQMVIEEFEKFDYVVAPSGSCAAMIVKHYPELFSDQPDWHKRALDLSAKTFELLTFLSDVLKVKEVKATLDRTVTYHDSCSGLRELGIKDQPRKLLQSVEGVELIEAEQAERCCGFGGTFCLKYSDISARISDDKCEDLLKTGAKTVLGGDLGCLMNIAGRMTRRGETIEVRHIAEVLADMTGEVAPISQSKE comes from the coding sequence ATGGAAGAAAAAGCAAAAAATGTCGGTTTATTTGTAACATGTCTGGTTGATCTCTTTCGCCCGAGTGTCGCATTTGCCGCTGTAAAACTCATGAGTGAGGCGGGCTGTGACATCAGCGTGCCTGAGCGTCAAACCTGTTGTGGGCAACCTGCTTTTAACAGTGGCGATATGGATGACAGCCGCGCCATGGCGCAAATGGTGATCGAAGAGTTTGAAAAGTTTGATTATGTGGTTGCGCCCAGTGGCTCCTGCGCGGCCATGATTGTGAAACATTATCCTGAACTCTTCAGTGATCAGCCCGATTGGCATAAACGCGCACTTGATCTTTCTGCCAAGACCTTTGAGCTTTTAACTTTCCTTAGCGATGTGTTGAAAGTCAAGGAAGTTAAGGCGACTTTGGATCGCACGGTGACCTATCATGATAGCTGTTCGGGCTTGCGCGAACTTGGCATTAAAGACCAGCCGCGTAAACTTTTGCAATCGGTTGAAGGCGTAGAGTTGATTGAGGCCGAACAGGCTGAGCGCTGTTGTGGCTTTGGCGGAACCTTCTGTTTAAAATATTCCGATATTTCTGCGCGCATTAGTGATGATAAATGCGAAGACCTGCTAAAAACTGGGGCCAAGACCGTTTTGGGTGGCGATTTAGGTTGCCTGATGAATATCGCCGGGCGCATGACACGGCGCGGTGAAACCATTGAAGTGCGCCATATCGCGGAAGTTCTTGCTGATATGACAGGTGAGGTCGCGCCGATTTCGCAGAGCAAGGAATAG
- a CDS encoding hybrid sensor histidine kinase/response regulator, with the protein MQWRRETLNELLDQAYKGAIPTGVFSICAACLFSYAFWNKIPLPNLLPWLALMLIAQTSRIAFSFYRAKRIDQQSYRFWKNALFISVLPGSLLWGIFPLFSFVHLDDISRVIISIFLATAPTAQLLSISGVFRLWLTSMVILLLPMCFTWMFYGLPGLALGLIGLLYAAYLYAVGRKFNQLMGDKIQLTYKANAVLRAKTTFLATASHDLRQPLHAITMSLAAAEARLLDETPSKQDIDAAYQSLETATHSVENLTRLLNSLMDVSKLESGGVKPNHTAISLSNIFDHLSRTFENSAKEKGLEFQIVPSSLRVTSDPIYFQRIVSNLVSNAVQHVSDGKILIGCRRRADSVVISVLDNGPGIPPEKFRDIFEEFHQLDNPGRKSSGGQGLGLAIADRLARVLGHNLSVSSLPGAGSVFSVEVPLHKAHIPSQTPKNSAQSNRRRPLVVLINPFVDVLEETAVQIRQWEYRVLAFQSYEEAQNLQIRPQLIICPERFPNEMTGCEAAERLRSVWKHNCAALILIQDLNTDKMLSAAKHNCKTIQDPPAPDEFKALIQDEIQNLTS; encoded by the coding sequence ATGCAGTGGCGCCGCGAAACATTAAACGAGCTTCTGGATCAAGCCTATAAAGGGGCTATCCCCACAGGTGTCTTTTCCATCTGTGCGGCCTGTCTGTTTAGTTATGCCTTTTGGAATAAGATTCCCCTGCCAAATCTGCTGCCGTGGCTGGCCTTGATGCTCATTGCGCAAACCTCGCGTATTGCTTTTTCTTTTTACCGGGCAAAACGGATTGATCAACAAAGTTATCGATTTTGGAAAAACGCCCTTTTTATCAGTGTGCTGCCCGGCTCCCTTTTATGGGGGATTTTTCCGCTTTTCAGCTTTGTCCATCTTGATGATATCTCGCGCGTTATTATCTCGATTTTTCTTGCCACCGCACCCACTGCGCAGCTTTTATCCATATCCGGTGTCTTTCGGCTTTGGCTCACCTCAATGGTCATTTTATTGCTGCCCATGTGTTTTACATGGATGTTTTATGGCCTGCCCGGCCTTGCCCTTGGGCTCATCGGGTTACTTTATGCAGCTTACCTTTATGCCGTTGGGCGTAAATTCAATCAGTTGATGGGCGATAAAATCCAGCTGACCTATAAAGCCAACGCAGTTCTTCGCGCCAAAACAACCTTTCTTGCCACCGCCAGCCATGATTTGCGCCAACCCCTTCATGCCATCACCATGTCTTTAGCTGCTGCTGAAGCGCGCCTATTAGATGAGACCCCTTCAAAACAGGATATTGATGCGGCCTATCAGTCCTTAGAAACCGCCACCCATAGCGTTGAAAACCTCACCCGTTTGCTCAATTCCCTGATGGATGTATCAAAGCTTGAAAGCGGTGGGGTAAAACCCAATCACACGGCCATTTCGCTCAGTAATATTTTTGATCACCTCAGCCGCACCTTTGAAAACAGTGCCAAAGAAAAAGGGCTGGAATTTCAAATCGTGCCATCATCTTTACGGGTGACCAGTGATCCCATTTACTTCCAGCGCATTGTCTCAAACCTTGTTTCCAACGCGGTCCAGCATGTGAGTGACGGTAAAATCCTTATTGGCTGTCGTAGGCGCGCCGACTCCGTGGTGATTTCTGTGTTGGATAACGGCCCTGGTATTCCCCCTGAGAAATTTCGCGATATTTTTGAAGAATTTCATCAACTGGATAATCCCGGGCGAAAATCCAGTGGCGGTCAAGGCTTAGGGCTTGCCATTGCTGATCGCTTAGCGCGTGTGTTAGGCCATAATCTGAGTGTCAGCTCCCTGCCCGGTGCGGGCTCTGTTTTTAGTGTGGAGGTTCCCCTCCACAAAGCCCATATCCCCAGCCAAACACCTAAAAATTCAGCCCAGTCCAATCGCAGGCGGCCTCTTGTTGTTTTGATTAACCCGTTTGTGGATGTTCTAGAAGAAACCGCCGTGCAAATCCGCCAATGGGAATATCGCGTGCTTGCTTTTCAGTCTTATGAAGAAGCCCAGAACCTGCAAATCAGACCCCAACTTATCATTTGTCCTGAGCGTTTCCCCAATGAGATGACAGGCTGTGAAGCCGCTGAGCGTTTGCGCAGTGTGTGGAAACATAACTGCGCTGCGCTCATCCTCATACAGGACCTCAATACCGATAAGATGCTCAGCGCGGCAAAACATAACTGTAAAACCATCCAAGACCCACCCGCGCCTGATGAGTTTAAGGCACTGATCCAAGATGAAATTCAAAATCTCACAAGTTAA
- the typA gene encoding translational GTPase TypA, which translates to MELRNIAIIAHVDHGKTTLVDELMKQSGQFRENQHVEERVMDSGDIEKERGITILAKCTSVEWKDVRINIVDTPGHADFGGEVERILSMVDGVVLLVDAAEGPMPQTKFVTGKALKLGLKPIVVVNKADRPDARPYEVQDECFDLFTALDANDEQLDFPTLFASGKNGWAAETPDGDRTDLTPLYDLILEHVKEPVCELEKPFSMLATTLESDPFLGRILTGRVQTGTFKVNQNLKAMTADGEVIEQARITKLLSFRGVDRVPVEEAHAGDIVAVAGLTKANVADTLCAPELEVPLKAQPIDPPTLAMTFSVNNSPLAGQEGSKVTSRMIRDRLLAEAEGNVAITVSETENADSFEVAGRGELQLGVIIETMRREGFELGISRPRVLIQEDPETGEKLEPFEEVQIDVDEEFSGIVVESLAIRKGKMTEMRPSGGGKTRLTFHAPARGLIGYHGEFLTETRGTGIMARTFHHFGAYAGAIPGRRNGVLISMVDGAAVGYALANLEGRGPLFVSPQTKIYQGMIIGEHAKGTDLEVNAMKAKQLTNHRASGKDDAIRLTPPRPITLEDAIAYIQDDELVEVTPESIRLRKFHLDPHVRKRAERAVSEL; encoded by the coding sequence ATGGAACTTCGCAATATCGCGATTATCGCACACGTTGACCACGGCAAAACGACTTTGGTTGACGAACTTATGAAACAAAGCGGACAATTCCGTGAAAACCAGCATGTTGAAGAACGTGTCATGGACTCCGGCGATATCGAGAAAGAACGCGGTATCACGATTTTGGCGAAATGTACCTCTGTTGAATGGAAAGATGTGCGCATCAATATCGTTGATACACCGGGTCACGCCGATTTCGGCGGTGAGGTTGAGCGTATCCTATCTATGGTAGATGGTGTTGTTTTGTTGGTGGATGCCGCAGAAGGCCCTATGCCACAAACCAAGTTCGTGACAGGTAAAGCCTTGAAACTGGGCCTAAAGCCCATCGTTGTCGTCAATAAGGCAGATCGCCCTGATGCGCGCCCTTATGAAGTACAAGACGAATGTTTCGATTTGTTTACAGCCCTTGATGCCAATGACGAACAGCTTGATTTCCCAACTTTGTTTGCCTCTGGTAAAAACGGTTGGGCTGCGGAAACACCAGATGGTGATCGCACGGACCTGACGCCATTATATGACTTGATCCTTGAACATGTAAAAGAGCCTGTATGTGAATTGGAAAAACCCTTTTCCATGTTGGCAACGACCCTTGAGTCTGACCCATTCTTGGGCCGTATTCTCACAGGCCGTGTGCAAACAGGGACCTTTAAGGTAAACCAAAACCTGAAAGCCATGACAGCTGATGGTGAAGTGATTGAACAAGCCCGTATCACTAAGCTTCTCTCGTTTCGCGGTGTGGACCGTGTGCCAGTTGAAGAAGCTCACGCAGGTGATATTGTTGCCGTTGCCGGTCTGACCAAGGCAAACGTTGCAGATACATTATGCGCGCCGGAACTTGAAGTTCCGCTTAAAGCCCAGCCGATTGATCCACCAACATTGGCCATGACATTCTCTGTCAACAACTCACCACTTGCAGGCCAAGAAGGCTCAAAAGTAACTTCACGTATGATCCGTGATCGCTTGTTGGCTGAAGCTGAAGGTAACGTTGCCATTACGGTTTCTGAAACTGAAAATGCCGATAGCTTTGAAGTTGCTGGTCGTGGTGAATTGCAGTTGGGTGTAATCATTGAAACCATGCGCCGCGAAGGTTTTGAGCTGGGGATTTCACGTCCTCGCGTTCTAATTCAGGAAGACCCTGAAACAGGTGAAAAGCTTGAGCCGTTTGAAGAAGTTCAAATCGATGTGGATGAAGAATTCTCCGGTATCGTTGTGGAAAGCCTTGCCATTCGGAAAGGTAAAATGACGGAAATGCGCCCTTCTGGTGGGGGTAAAACCCGCCTGACTTTCCATGCCCCAGCACGTGGCCTGATCGGTTATCATGGTGAATTTCTCACAGAAACACGCGGTACAGGCATTATGGCGCGTACATTCCACCATTTTGGTGCTTATGCAGGTGCCATTCCGGGTCGTCGCAATGGGGTACTTATTTCCATGGTTGATGGCGCGGCAGTTGGTTATGCATTGGCAAACCTTGAAGGCCGTGGCCCGCTGTTTGTCAGCCCACAAACAAAGATTTATCAAGGCATGATCATTGGCGAACACGCAAAAGGCACTGACCTTGAAGTAAACGCCATGAAAGCCAAGCAACTGACCAACCACCGTGCTTCTGGTAAGGATGATGCCATTCGTTTGACACCACCTCGCCCGATCACGTTAGAAGATGCGATTGCCTATATTCAAGATGATGAGCTGGTAGAGGTTACACCAGAAAGCATTCGCCTGCGTAAATTCCACCTTGACCCACATGTGCGCAAACGCGCAGAACGTGCGGTCAGTGAATTATAA
- the vapC gene encoding type II toxin-antitoxin system tRNA(fMet)-specific endonuclease VapC has protein sequence MLRYMLDTNICIFVIKNRPQHMRAVFNEQAHHMCVSSITIAELMYGAEKSQQKEKNIRVVEDFAARLDIVDFDEEAATHYGEIRSTLEKKGTPIGPYDLMLAGHARSKGLVMVTNNMREFSRVEGLRLEDWSQ, from the coding sequence ATGCTGCGCTATATGTTAGATACAAATATCTGCATTTTTGTCATTAAAAACCGCCCGCAACATATGCGCGCTGTTTTTAATGAACAGGCCCACCATATGTGTGTGTCTTCTATTACCATTGCAGAACTGATGTATGGCGCAGAAAAGTCCCAACAAAAAGAAAAGAATATCCGCGTGGTTGAGGATTTCGCCGCCCGTTTGGATATTGTTGATTTTGATGAAGAAGCCGCAACCCATTATGGTGAAATTCGCAGCACTCTAGAGAAAAAAGGCACGCCTATTGGGCCTTATGATCTCATGCTTGCGGGTCATGCGCGTTCAAAAGGATTGGTCATGGTGACAAATAACATGCGTGAATTTTCCCGTGTTGAGGGATTACGCCTAGAAGATTGGAGCCAATAG
- the vapB gene encoding type II toxin-antitoxin system VapB family antitoxin, producing the protein MTQTSVFKNNQTQAVRLPKSVALPENVKKVDVICQGKARLIVPSDCLWDSFFEGAEASADYMVGRDQPDMQQREDF; encoded by the coding sequence ATGACACAAACCAGCGTTTTTAAAAATAACCAGACACAGGCTGTACGTTTGCCCAAATCAGTGGCCCTGCCGGAAAATGTGAAAAAAGTTGATGTGATCTGCCAAGGCAAAGCGCGCCTGATTGTGCCTTCTGATTGCTTGTGGGACAGTTTTTTTGAAGGGGCTGAGGCAAGTGCTGATTATATGGTTGGGCGCGACCAGCCCGATATGCAGCAGCGTGAGGATTTTTAG
- a CDS encoding LutB/LldF family L-lactate oxidation iron-sulfur protein — MELNAHNFKENAKKALDDQDLQSSLKKLGTGFPLKRLAAKERLPEFEELRDQARDIKDHTLRHLDYYLERFETRVEETGGKVHWARDVKDGRNIVYEICKSVGAKTVTKGKSMIGEEMALNEFLEEKGLIPVETDLGEYIIQLRGEPPSHIIAPAIHLRKSHVEEAFRKTHTELPKERNLDAPEDLLKEARAMLREKFLAADVGITGANFMVAETGSTVIVTNEGNGDLTQTLPRVHIVLCSIEKVVPNLEDCTTLLRVLARSATGQEQSVYTTFSTGPRGENDPDGPDEFHVVILDNGRSRMVGHDTHDMLRCIRCSACINHCPVYQSVGGHAYGSIYPGPMGSVLTPALHGLEKACDLPNASTMCGKCEEVCPVRIPIPRMLRSWRQKQWEDGPVPFKQRLMMSWWAFWALRPKVYHKAAGLKMRLIGWLGRKNGHFKSLPMTKAWTKSKDFPAPEGKTFQQLWSEQGGKR; from the coding sequence ATGGAACTCAATGCCCATAATTTTAAGGAAAATGCCAAGAAGGCCCTTGATGATCAGGATTTGCAGAGTTCTTTAAAAAAGCTCGGCACGGGTTTTCCTCTTAAACGTTTGGCTGCTAAAGAACGCTTGCCTGAATTTGAGGAGTTGCGCGATCAGGCGCGCGACATTAAAGACCATACGCTGCGCCATCTTGATTATTATCTGGAGCGTTTTGAAACCCGCGTTGAAGAAACAGGTGGCAAGGTCCATTGGGCACGTGATGTAAAAGACGGGCGCAATATCGTTTATGAGATTTGCAAATCGGTTGGGGCCAAGACGGTCACCAAGGGTAAATCCATGATTGGCGAGGAAATGGCCTTAAATGAGTTCCTTGAAGAAAAAGGCCTTATCCCGGTTGAAACCGATCTGGGGGAATATATCATCCAGCTGCGAGGCGAGCCACCCAGCCATATCATTGCGCCTGCGATACATTTGCGAAAATCACATGTGGAAGAAGCTTTTCGCAAAACCCATACTGAGCTACCTAAAGAGCGCAATCTTGATGCGCCCGAAGACTTGCTAAAAGAAGCGCGCGCCATGTTACGCGAGAAGTTTCTTGCAGCTGATGTGGGGATCACCGGGGCAAACTTTATGGTGGCAGAAACTGGCTCCACGGTGATTGTGACTAATGAGGGTAATGGTGACCTCACCCAGACTTTGCCACGTGTTCATATCGTGTTGTGTTCCATTGAAAAAGTCGTGCCAAACCTTGAAGATTGCACGACGTTGCTTCGGGTTTTGGCACGTTCTGCCACAGGGCAAGAACAATCGGTTTATACAACCTTTTCAACGGGTCCGCGTGGTGAGAATGACCCAGATGGGCCAGATGAATTTCATGTGGTGATTTTAGATAATGGGCGCTCGCGCATGGTGGGCCATGATACCCATGATATGTTGCGTTGTATTCGCTGTTCAGCCTGTATTAATCATTGTCCGGTCTATCAATCGGTTGGCGGTCATGCCTATGGCTCAATCTATCCCGGGCCCATGGGCTCGGTCTTGACCCCTGCCCTTCATGGGCTTGAAAAAGCTTGTGATTTGCCCAATGCCTCGACCATGTGTGGCAAATGTGAAGAAGTATGCCCTGTGCGTATCCCCATCCCGCGTATGTTGCGCTCTTGGCGGCAAAAACAGTGGGAAGATGGACCTGTTCCGTTTAAGCAACGTTTGATGATGAGCTGGTGGGCCTTTTGGGCGTTAAGGCCTAAAGTCTATCATAAAGCCGCAGGGCTCAAGATGCGCCTGATTGGCTGGCTTGGGCGCAAAAACGGTCATTTCAAATCTTTGCCCATGACAAAAGCATGGACGAAATCCAAGGATTTCCCCGCCCCTGAGGGTAAAACCTTCCAGCAACTCTGGTCAGAGCAGGGAGGCAAACGCTAA
- a CDS encoding glycosyltransferase: MEPILCTYADPDLDIQRPFDVAVVIPSLLRDQLAHAVRSIFQQDLEGTIQILIGIDAPQGSLEQFEKLLEKERPAHIAVTLFWPGYSTKQARGGMWRPWGGGSLRSLLSFLANARYVAYLDDDNWYSPDHLSSLLSVIKDKAWAFSRRWFVTEDGTSPIHEDIWESVGPENGVFKTNFGGFVDTNCYLIDKLQAYPSLALWSHTDPRFIINNQEHGEDRCVFDHLHKHHPNAGDTLKPTVSYCLNGEDLNADSRWQYVKDHELKTGLKRCKGWIARPAPKALNKPSKQKKTGSLHVIGSVTGPFEVSIVIPTLLRQSLLPTLRSVFCQDIKGALQVLIGIDQTNDEVQDWVAQIEKDCPDHIQIIIFNPGYSTSKRHGGVHPAFDGGALRTILSFLAQSPHVAYLDDDNQWHKDHLSRLKKAIGTKNYAYSLRQFIHPDGETPVCVDRWESVGPNKGFYTHKFNGFVDPNCLMIHAASCLLALPLWTKPLPDDKEAMSADRLVWRFLARFGTGISTEKATVDYVLNPKDPMHPLRTMYLGQRWLNGESVAFKKKSGLFFSKKR; encoded by the coding sequence ATGGAACCTATTTTATGCACATATGCCGATCCTGATCTGGATATCCAGCGCCCGTTTGATGTGGCGGTTGTTATTCCAAGCCTGTTGCGCGACCAGCTCGCCCATGCTGTGCGCTCCATCTTCCAGCAAGACCTTGAAGGCACGATCCAAATTCTCATTGGCATAGATGCGCCCCAAGGCAGCCTTGAGCAGTTTGAAAAACTCCTTGAAAAGGAGCGCCCCGCCCATATCGCTGTCACCCTTTTCTGGCCGGGTTATTCCACCAAGCAAGCCCGTGGCGGCATGTGGCGCCCATGGGGTGGGGGGAGTTTGCGCAGCCTGTTGAGCTTTCTTGCCAACGCCCGCTATGTGGCTTATCTCGATGATGATAACTGGTATAGCCCTGATCATCTTTCCAGCTTGTTATCTGTCATCAAAGATAAAGCCTGGGCTTTTAGCCGTCGCTGGTTTGTCACAGAAGACGGCACCAGCCCCATTCATGAAGATATTTGGGAGTCGGTTGGCCCTGAAAACGGCGTTTTTAAAACTAATTTTGGCGGTTTTGTCGATACCAACTGTTACCTCATTGATAAGCTTCAAGCCTATCCAAGCCTTGCCCTTTGGTCCCATACAGACCCGCGATTTATCATCAATAATCAAGAACATGGTGAAGACCGCTGTGTCTTTGATCATCTTCATAAACACCACCCAAATGCCGGCGACACCTTAAAGCCAACGGTGTCTTATTGTTTAAATGGGGAGGATTTAAATGCAGATAGCCGCTGGCAATATGTAAAAGACCATGAACTCAAAACAGGGCTTAAACGGTGCAAAGGTTGGATAGCGCGCCCAGCCCCAAAAGCCCTCAATAAACCTTCAAAACAGAAAAAAACAGGCAGCCTACATGTTATAGGCAGTGTCACAGGCCCCTTTGAAGTCAGTATTGTCATCCCAACGCTGTTGCGCCAAAGCCTTTTGCCCACTTTGCGCTCTGTCTTTTGCCAAGATATTAAAGGGGCTTTACAAGTTCTTATCGGGATTGATCAGACAAACGATGAGGTGCAGGACTGGGTGGCACAGATTGAAAAAGACTGCCCCGATCACATTCAAATCATCATTTTTAATCCGGGCTATTCCACTTCAAAACGCCATGGCGGGGTGCATCCGGCCTTTGATGGCGGGGCCTTGCGCACCATCTTAAGCTTTCTGGCCCAAAGCCCCCATGTGGCTTATCTTGATGATGACAATCAATGGCATAAAGATCACCTCTCGCGCCTAAAAAAGGCCATTGGTACAAAAAATTATGCCTATAGCCTGCGCCAATTTATCCATCCTGATGGGGAAACACCCGTTTGTGTGGATCGTTGGGAATCCGTTGGTCCTAATAAGGGCTTTTATACCCATAAATTCAATGGCTTTGTTGATCCCAACTGCCTGATGATCCATGCTGCGTCCTGCTTGCTCGCCCTGCCGTTATGGACCAAGCCCTTGCCAGATGATAAAGAAGCCATGTCTGCTGATCGTCTGGTTTGGCGGTTTTTAGCCCGTTTTGGCACAGGCATTTCTACAGAGAAAGCCACAGTGGATTATGTCTTAAACCCAAAAGACCCTATGCACCCGTTGCGCACCATGTATCTGGGCCAACGCTGGCTTAATGGTGAGAGCGTGGCCTTTAAAAAGAAATCAGGCCTATTTTTTTCGAAGAAGCGGTAA